The following proteins are encoded in a genomic region of Flammeovirga pectinis:
- a CDS encoding GNAT family N-acetyltransferase produces the protein MIEIVKATTDQQLVIIEQLAEKIWKAHYIPIIGTKQVDYMLDKFQSFTAMKQQILDGLEYYELKFNKESVGYIGFKNEEETVFLSKVYVDADYRGKSIGKKAIQFVEKQAKDRGKKGVRLTVNKYNENSIAVYKKMNFEVVDEVVADIGQGYVMDDYVLIKNI, from the coding sequence ATGATAGAGATCGTAAAAGCCACAACAGACCAACAATTAGTAATAATTGAACAACTAGCAGAAAAAATATGGAAAGCACATTATATACCAATAATAGGCACAAAACAGGTAGATTATATGCTCGATAAGTTTCAGTCTTTTACAGCTATGAAACAGCAAATATTAGACGGGTTAGAATATTACGAACTTAAGTTTAATAAAGAAAGTGTTGGTTACATTGGTTTTAAAAACGAAGAGGAAACTGTGTTTTTAAGTAAGGTGTATGTAGATGCCGACTACAGAGGGAAGAGTATTGGAAAAAAGGCCATACAGTTTGTAGAAAAACAAGCAAAGGATAGAGGTAAAAAGGGAGTACGCCTCACGGTAAATAAATACAACGAAAATTCTATTGCTGTTTATAAAAAAATGAATTTTGAAGTAGTTGATGAAGTAGTTGCAGATATAGGGCAGGGATATGTTATGGATGATTATGTTTTAATAAAGAACATCTAA
- a CDS encoding peroxiredoxin: MSIVNKAAPLFTAGAVINGEEIVESFSLEQFIGKKEVVLFFYPKDFTFVCPTEILAFQEKLPEFEKRGVQVIGVSTDTEETHLAWLMTPKKEGGIEGVTYPLVADASKTIAMNYGVLGGEYTFDEDKGQWSFEGAPIALRGTFLIDKAGNVRHQVVNDFPLGRNIEDTLRMVDALQFTEKHGEVCPANWEEGKDAMKATRDGVADYLSNH, translated from the coding sequence ATGTCAATAGTTAATAAGGCAGCACCATTGTTCACTGCAGGTGCAGTAATCAACGGAGAAGAGATTGTAGAAAGCTTTTCTTTAGAGCAATTTATTGGTAAGAAAGAAGTAGTACTTTTCTTCTATCCAAAAGATTTTACTTTTGTATGTCCAACTGAAATCTTGGCATTTCAAGAGAAATTACCTGAATTCGAAAAAAGAGGAGTTCAAGTAATTGGTGTTTCTACAGATACTGAAGAAACTCACTTAGCTTGGTTAATGACACCAAAAAAAGAAGGTGGTATTGAAGGTGTAACTTATCCTTTAGTAGCAGATGCTTCTAAAACTATTGCAATGAACTACGGTGTATTAGGTGGAGAGTATACTTTTGACGAAGATAAAGGTCAATGGTCTTTCGAAGGAGCTCCAATTGCACTTCGTGGTACATTCTTAATCGACAAAGCTGGTAACGTTAGACACCAAGTAGTTAACGATTTTCCTCTAGGTCGTAACATCGAAGATACATTACGTATGGTAGATGCTCTTCAATTCACTGAGAAACACGGTGAGGTTTGTCCTGCAAACTGGGAAGAAGGTAAAGATGCAATGAAAGCCACTCGTGATGGTGTTGCAGATTACTTATCTAATCACTAA
- a CDS encoding PhoH family protein, whose amino-acid sequence MKITELDDIFDDYDSYKALGEDSYIVGAQHPQNFKQHKKFIIPLFYFDGEEWFKLDINKLGETIFLASAPYTLTTDFKLEELIKVKGVRPNKQLTDDDAYNKENSLTKHITHADRLGVLSEDQLLEIFPGEIDLELHLFHPDKHYYDIINEVYVAQERKFFAQTKEGLIYGPFVGVKTSTEAKTIRLSATGVRKSVEVYELPKDAYLEFNMPEEGLKRKLVRSTQDIEYYIVDTVDFISRQDLFKWAEDQLNKKQSLEVADKVWKAISKDNTITSFHERYQRLEKLFARPQENLQYLQQFVTSLAENDFFKASLDGLQSEKLELDNSIAQQKRERDQIKKESARFSEEIQDLEDGINNLRQNEQKIRESLQKERESAINKEIEEGLSKLEKVREELSDKAEAIELAHTFDNLARINEEIDNARNVKHNLDVSIDALKEEFIQVQEDADKSLKNLLKTKMQFDVFNSASSGQNQLPQQKNDFELKDYSIENETQINSLKDLSQKVHKRLGRLGRNYPDHFIANVLIAMHQNSITLLWGPPGSGKTSLSRFMIQSLARPERFSEIPVARGWSSQKDIIGFANPLSKRFQRANTDLYDLLKQLDGEFKSTSYHQSPMSYCLLDEANLSPIEYYWAAFYSNTDTKAQMDKGIKISLGNNEFIEYANNLRFLGTLNLDSTTEQISPRLLDRSHIVRLDLPKRDVPLISSEIIMPEAYEIPFDSIRDLFDLKDFKQELAPDQLEFIDTELEERFEQISAELSNLGIQISLRTRKAVIEYCNLAHSAMNEQFRPLDYCLAQRVFTRINLQGAEAREGLKTLLDIVKGFNLKDSHAEWTLQKMLDRGAKEGFNHHFYNYFSIDG is encoded by the coding sequence ATGAAAATTACAGAATTAGATGACATTTTTGATGATTATGATAGTTACAAGGCATTAGGAGAAGATAGTTACATAGTTGGTGCTCAGCATCCTCAGAATTTTAAGCAGCATAAAAAATTTATAATTCCATTATTTTATTTTGATGGCGAAGAATGGTTTAAATTAGACATTAATAAGTTAGGTGAGACTATATTTTTAGCAAGTGCACCCTATACGTTAACTACTGATTTTAAATTAGAAGAATTAATTAAAGTTAAAGGCGTACGTCCAAATAAACAATTAACGGACGATGATGCTTACAATAAAGAAAATTCTTTAACCAAACACATCACTCATGCTGATCGCTTAGGTGTATTATCTGAAGATCAACTATTAGAAATCTTTCCCGGTGAAATTGACCTTGAATTACATTTATTTCATCCAGACAAGCACTACTATGACATCATTAACGAAGTCTATGTAGCCCAAGAACGCAAGTTCTTTGCCCAAACTAAAGAAGGCCTTATTTATGGACCTTTTGTGGGCGTTAAAACAAGTACCGAAGCAAAGACTATTCGTCTTTCTGCTACTGGAGTACGTAAAAGCGTTGAGGTATATGAATTACCAAAAGATGCTTATTTAGAATTTAATATGCCTGAAGAAGGATTAAAGCGTAAGCTTGTTCGTTCTACACAAGATATTGAATACTATATTGTTGATACTGTTGATTTTATTAGTAGACAAGATCTATTTAAATGGGCAGAAGATCAGTTAAATAAAAAGCAATCTTTAGAGGTTGCTGATAAAGTATGGAAAGCAATTTCTAAGGACAATACAATTACATCTTTTCATGAACGTTATCAACGTCTTGAAAAATTATTTGCTAGACCTCAAGAAAATCTTCAATACTTACAACAATTCGTTACTTCTTTGGCAGAAAATGATTTCTTCAAAGCAAGTTTAGATGGATTACAAAGCGAAAAGCTTGAATTGGATAACTCTATCGCTCAACAAAAGAGAGAAAGAGATCAGATTAAAAAAGAGAGTGCTCGTTTTTCAGAAGAAATTCAAGACCTTGAAGATGGCATAAATAATCTTCGTCAGAACGAACAGAAGATTAGAGAAAGCCTTCAGAAAGAAAGAGAATCTGCGATCAATAAAGAAATTGAAGAAGGATTGTCTAAGCTTGAAAAAGTACGTGAAGAATTATCGGATAAAGCAGAGGCTATAGAATTAGCACACACATTTGATAACCTTGCAAGAATCAATGAAGAAATTGATAACGCAAGAAATGTGAAACATAATCTAGATGTTTCTATTGATGCTTTAAAAGAAGAATTTATTCAGGTTCAAGAAGATGCTGATAAATCTTTGAAGAATTTATTAAAAACAAAGATGCAATTCGATGTTTTCAATTCTGCTTCTTCAGGGCAAAATCAGCTTCCTCAACAAAAGAATGATTTTGAATTAAAAGATTATTCTATTGAGAATGAAACACAAATAAATTCTCTAAAAGACCTTTCTCAGAAAGTACACAAACGTTTGGGAAGATTAGGACGTAATTACCCTGATCATTTTATTGCTAATGTTTTGATTGCCATGCATCAGAACTCAATTACGTTATTATGGGGACCTCCAGGCTCTGGTAAAACATCTTTGAGTAGGTTCATGATTCAATCTTTAGCAAGGCCAGAACGTTTCTCAGAAATACCTGTTGCAAGAGGATGGTCATCTCAAAAAGATATTATTGGATTTGCAAACCCTCTATCTAAACGTTTTCAGAGAGCAAATACAGATTTGTACGACCTCTTAAAGCAATTAGATGGTGAGTTCAAATCTACATCATACCACCAATCTCCTATGTCATATTGCTTATTAGATGAGGCTAACCTCTCTCCTATTGAGTATTATTGGGCTGCATTCTACTCGAATACAGATACCAAAGCACAGATGGATAAAGGTATAAAAATCTCTTTAGGTAATAATGAGTTTATTGAATATGCCAACAACTTACGTTTTCTTGGTACTTTAAACTTAGATTCTACTACAGAACAAATTTCGCCTAGATTATTAGACAGATCTCATATTGTAAGGTTAGACTTGCCAAAGAGGGACGTCCCGTTAATCAGTTCAGAAATTATTATGCCTGAGGCTTACGAAATACCATTTGATAGTATTCGTGACTTATTTGATTTAAAAGATTTCAAACAAGAATTAGCTCCAGATCAGCTTGAGTTTATTGATACTGAACTTGAAGAACGATTTGAGCAAATTTCTGCTGAATTAAGCAACCTTGGAATTCAAATTAGTTTAAGAACTAGAAAAGCAGTTATTGAGTATTGTAATTTAGCACATAGTGCAATGAACGAACAATTCCGTCCATTGGATTATTGCTTAGCTCAACGTGTCTTTACTCGTATCAACTTGCAAGGAGCAGAAGCTCGTGAAGGATTGAAAACACTACTAGACATTGTAAAAGGGTTTAACCTTAAGGACTCTCATGCTGAGTGGACTTTACAAAAGATGTTAGACAGAGGTGCTAAAGAAGGATTTAATCATCATTTCTATAATTACTTCTCAATAGACGGATAA
- a CDS encoding SusE domain-containing protein: MKFNKLYISTLSVILMAFMSCETQDKTVYHPSNATAPVLEDPITKTEYIFTEDNLQEEWEVVSWSEANLGVTAATQYAVQVALQGDSANVATIVETTNLTANITNEEINKALNELAVSPGNVTDFDIRVKAFAGKLETPVEGIQAIPSNHFGFAAAVFAQASEVFLVGSFSGWNPESTDFALEKTSDIKFTGIHYIKKDGENNAVFKVLEFLGDWGSEWNYSAFEGRHSSNIQKDEGESSNIVLNDEARNYHFEIDATDPEKKTLQVRKYGIFKVGSENGWNNADETNMEFIPTAEDEKVLVYTGPLKSGEEFKFVNVLGSWDYGNYGFNEISAAASSIKLEEKGGNFTYTGADVATATFTLNIETMTLSVE; encoded by the coding sequence ATGAAATTTAATAAACTATATATCAGCACTTTAAGTGTTATTTTGATGGCTTTTATGTCTTGTGAAACACAGGATAAAACAGTCTATCATCCAAGTAATGCAACTGCACCAGTTTTAGAAGACCCAATTACTAAAACGGAGTATATCTTTACAGAAGATAATTTACAAGAAGAATGGGAGGTAGTATCTTGGTCAGAAGCAAATTTAGGTGTAACTGCTGCAACACAATATGCAGTTCAGGTAGCTTTGCAAGGGGATAGTGCAAATGTAGCAACAATTGTAGAAACCACTAATTTAACGGCGAATATCACGAATGAGGAGATTAATAAAGCATTAAATGAATTAGCGGTATCACCAGGTAACGTTACAGATTTTGATATTAGAGTTAAAGCTTTTGCTGGGAAATTAGAAACACCAGTAGAAGGTATTCAGGCAATACCATCAAATCATTTTGGTTTTGCAGCAGCTGTTTTTGCGCAAGCATCTGAAGTCTTTTTAGTGGGCTCATTTAGTGGTTGGAATCCAGAATCTACAGATTTCGCATTAGAGAAAACATCCGATATTAAATTTACAGGGATACACTATATCAAAAAAGATGGTGAAAATAATGCTGTATTTAAAGTATTAGAATTTTTAGGTGATTGGGGTTCTGAGTGGAACTACTCTGCCTTTGAAGGTAGGCATTCATCTAACATCCAAAAAGACGAAGGAGAAAGCTCAAATATTGTATTAAATGATGAGGCTCGAAATTATCATTTTGAAATAGATGCTACCGATCCAGAAAAGAAAACGCTTCAAGTAAGAAAGTACGGTATCTTTAAAGTTGGTTCTGAAAATGGATGGAATAATGCTGACGAGACAAATATGGAATTTATACCAACTGCAGAAGATGAAAAGGTACTTGTTTATACAGGACCTTTAAAATCTGGAGAAGAATTCAAATTTGTAAATGTGTTGGGTTCTTGGGATTACGGAAACTATGGTTTCAATGAAATATCAGCAGCAGCAAGTAGTATTAAATTAGAAGAAAAAGGAGGGAACTTCACTTATACAGGAGCAGATGTAGCTACAGCAACATTTACTTTAAATATAGAAACGATGACGTTGTCGGTAGAATAA
- a CDS encoding RagB/SusD family nutrient uptake outer membrane protein: MTIKNIKTSIGVAILVLATSLTSCVHQLDTVPVDPREKTKDNTYTDLASYQQGLSKLYAGYATTGQQGPAGDGDLGGIDEGASQYLRRLWEAQELPTDEAINGWTDPGQPSMSFMNWVSTNTLIEALYNRVIYQVTICNQYLRDTKDAPFEEVKAYRAQARFLRAFSYWHALDLFGNIVPFVTENDNVGSDLPNPAGELGGTELFDYIEAELLAIIETSAEEQLIDANAGLVGQANKGAAYMLLGKLYLNAGVYINQDRLTEAKKYTDLVVSNYTLVESATQDYTAYETLFLADNYLQHKEIIFAINFDGNYTQTYGGTTYLVCASVGGEMDAAKYGIGGGWGGNRSMPSLYELFEDGNENQIDPRGLFFKGNKREVTDYREFTEGYGIEKFKNMKSDGSGATRLDFVDTNFPVFRLADALLMQTEIDYRLSGSASNLNVKKLWDRVGRTGAVPQISEEFLLAERARELYWEGHRRTDLRRFGQYSNGTYVAPWSYKGGVVDGKDVDSKYELYPLPASDVGANPNLKQNPNY, encoded by the coding sequence ATGACAATCAAAAATATAAAAACATCTATAGGAGTAGCTATTTTAGTTTTAGCAACTTCACTTACCTCTTGTGTACATCAACTAGATACCGTTCCTGTTGATCCGAGAGAAAAAACAAAAGACAATACGTACACTGACCTTGCAAGTTACCAACAAGGTTTATCAAAATTATATGCAGGTTATGCAACAACGGGTCAGCAAGGACCTGCTGGTGATGGTGATTTAGGAGGTATTGACGAAGGAGCATCTCAATATTTAAGAAGACTTTGGGAAGCACAAGAATTACCTACTGATGAAGCAATCAACGGATGGACCGATCCAGGTCAACCTTCTATGAGTTTCATGAATTGGGTATCAACAAATACTTTAATTGAAGCACTGTATAACCGTGTCATTTATCAGGTAACGATATGTAATCAGTATTTAAGAGATACGAAAGATGCTCCTTTTGAGGAAGTGAAAGCGTATAGAGCTCAAGCAAGGTTTTTAAGAGCATTTTCTTACTGGCATGCACTTGATTTATTCGGGAATATAGTTCCTTTTGTTACAGAAAATGATAATGTAGGATCTGATTTGCCAAACCCTGCAGGGGAACTAGGCGGTACTGAATTATTTGATTACATAGAAGCAGAACTTTTAGCAATTATAGAAACTTCTGCAGAGGAGCAATTAATTGATGCTAACGCTGGTTTAGTAGGCCAAGCAAATAAAGGTGCAGCATATATGTTACTAGGTAAATTGTATTTAAATGCTGGAGTATATATCAATCAAGATAGATTAACAGAAGCAAAAAAATATACAGATTTAGTAGTTAGTAACTATACGTTAGTAGAAAGTGCTACTCAGGATTACACTGCTTACGAAACGTTATTCTTAGCAGATAATTACTTGCAACATAAAGAGATCATTTTCGCCATTAACTTTGATGGTAACTATACACAAACTTATGGCGGTACAACTTACCTTGTATGCGCATCTGTTGGTGGAGAAATGGATGCTGCCAAGTATGGTATTGGTGGCGGATGGGGTGGTAACCGCTCTATGCCTTCTTTATATGAATTATTTGAAGATGGAAACGAAAATCAAATAGATCCAAGAGGTTTATTCTTTAAAGGGAATAAAAGAGAGGTAACTGATTATAGAGAATTTACTGAAGGTTACGGAATTGAGAAATTCAAGAACATGAAATCAGATGGCTCTGGTGCTACTCGTTTAGATTTTGTAGACACAAACTTCCCTGTATTCCGTTTAGCAGATGCTTTACTAATGCAAACAGAAATTGATTATAGACTTTCTGGATCAGCATCAAATTTAAATGTTAAGAAACTTTGGGATAGAGTAGGTAGAACGGGTGCTGTTCCACAAATCTCAGAAGAATTTTTATTAGCAGAAAGAGCAAGAGAATTGTACTGGGAGGGACATAGACGTACAGATTTAAGACGTTTTGGACAATACTCAAACGGTACTTATGTAGCTCCTTGGTCTTATAAAGGTGGTGTTGTAGATGGTAAGGATGTTGATTCTAAGTATGAGTTATATCCATTACCTGCATCCGATGTTGGAGCAAATCCAAACCTTAAACAAAACCCTAATTATTAG
- a CDS encoding SusC/RagA family TonB-linked outer membrane protein, which produces MSNIVSAQEKTIKGTIVDENGSPLPGVAVVIKGTTQGTTSDFDGHYKLTIDNQASILMYSYIGYQKKEITLSTATTIDVNMEVDAEQLEEVLVIGYGSVNKKDATGSVEAVTADGFNQGAITSPQGLLQGKVAGVQITNSGGAPGAGSTIRIRGGSSLSASNDPLIVIDGVPVDSEGVAGMRNPLNAINPNDIESMTVLKDASATAIYGSRASNGVLIITTKKGESNSSELSVNYSGSVSVNTPNEQVDVLSADQYRDLMSGRPGEHLLGDANTDWQQEVLRTTVSTDQNVGVSGNIKGVLPFRATVGYNLDNGTMQTSQMERTTVNLNLSPTFLGDHLKVNASIKGMFVDNQFANTGAMGSAVVYDPTQPVKSNDPAYAPYGGYHTWLQNGAPSVNAPSNPMAMLEQENNNAKVNRSIGNMQLDYKIHGFEDLSVKVNAGYDYSSSNGSIYAGEETAWNINNGATGGFVSDYTENKRNELLDVYLQYNKEIGKSRFDVMGGYSWQHFYSEGTSNENNVQGNVENPKENIWATEYYLVSFFGRFNYTFNDKYMATVTVRQDGTSRFSPNNRWGTFPSLALAWKINEEPWMQGFDKLSNLKLRAGVGITGQQNIGGGDYPYMARYTYGDAQSQYSYYDPNTGQIIYVPTIRPEGYDENIKWEETVTYNVGLDYGFFNDRVTGAVEGYYRVTNDLLNMVPVPAGSNLTNMLLTNVGSMENKGIELSVNTKIIQKKDFHWDFGVNFTYNDSKITKLTMVDDPNYEGVKVGGISGGTGETIQIHKEGYAPYSFLVYEQIYDEGGKPIEGAYVDRNGDGVIDEKDMYIAGDPMANVYLGFTTRVSYKNWEFSMAGRASFGGQVYNNVDSNNAYYNNLYSSANGNTNNVTSDIYNTGFQNAQLKSDYYVQDANFFRIDNIMVGYNFNNLNDGKMTARVFGTVNNPCVFSNYKGVDPEIQGGIDNNMYPRPTTFMLGVNVNF; this is translated from the coding sequence ATGAGTAACATTGTTTCCGCACAAGAAAAAACCATCAAAGGTACTATTGTTGATGAAAATGGCTCTCCATTACCAGGAGTGGCAGTGGTTATAAAAGGAACCACACAAGGTACAACCTCAGATTTTGATGGTCATTATAAGTTGACTATTGATAATCAGGCTTCTATTTTAATGTATAGCTATATCGGTTATCAAAAGAAGGAGATCACTCTTTCAACAGCAACAACCATTGATGTAAACATGGAAGTTGATGCAGAACAACTTGAAGAAGTTCTTGTAATTGGCTATGGTAGTGTCAATAAAAAAGATGCGACAGGTTCTGTAGAAGCCGTTACTGCCGATGGGTTTAACCAAGGTGCAATTACTTCACCTCAAGGTTTATTACAAGGTAAAGTTGCAGGTGTTCAGATCACGAACTCAGGTGGTGCTCCCGGTGCTGGATCAACAATTCGTATTCGTGGAGGGTCATCTCTATCGGCATCAAACGATCCATTAATTGTAATTGACGGTGTGCCTGTAGATTCTGAAGGTGTTGCAGGTATGCGTAACCCTTTAAATGCAATTAACCCTAATGATATTGAGAGCATGACTGTATTGAAAGATGCATCTGCTACAGCAATTTATGGTTCTCGTGCATCAAATGGTGTATTGATTATCACAACAAAAAAAGGAGAAAGCAATAGCTCTGAATTAAGTGTAAACTATTCGGGTTCTGTATCTGTAAATACACCAAACGAACAAGTGGATGTATTATCGGCAGATCAATATAGAGATTTAATGAGTGGCCGTCCGGGGGAACATTTATTAGGCGATGCAAATACTGATTGGCAACAAGAAGTTTTAAGAACAACTGTTAGTACAGATCAAAATGTTGGTGTTTCTGGTAACATTAAAGGTGTTTTGCCATTTAGAGCAACAGTAGGTTATAACCTAGATAATGGTACAATGCAGACATCTCAGATGGAACGTACTACTGTAAACCTTAATTTATCACCTACGTTTTTAGGCGATCATTTAAAAGTAAATGCATCAATTAAAGGTATGTTTGTAGATAACCAATTTGCAAATACTGGTGCAATGGGTTCTGCTGTAGTTTACGATCCAACTCAACCTGTAAAAAGTAACGACCCTGCGTACGCACCTTATGGTGGCTACCATACGTGGTTACAAAATGGAGCTCCTTCTGTAAATGCACCTTCTAACCCAATGGCAATGTTGGAACAAGAAAATAACAATGCTAAAGTAAATAGAAGCATTGGTAATATGCAGTTAGACTACAAAATTCATGGATTTGAAGATTTGAGTGTAAAAGTAAATGCAGGTTATGATTATTCATCTTCTAATGGTAGTATTTACGCTGGTGAAGAAACTGCATGGAACATTAATAATGGAGCAACAGGTGGTTTTGTAAGTGATTATACAGAAAATAAACGTAACGAATTATTAGATGTTTATTTACAATACAACAAAGAAATAGGTAAATCTAGATTTGATGTAATGGGTGGTTATTCTTGGCAGCACTTCTATTCTGAAGGAACAAGTAATGAGAATAACGTACAAGGAAATGTTGAAAACCCAAAAGAGAATATCTGGGCAACAGAATATTATTTAGTTTCCTTCTTTGGTAGATTTAATTATACATTTAATGATAAGTACATGGCAACAGTTACTGTTCGTCAAGATGGGACTTCTCGTTTTTCACCTAATAACAGATGGGGTACATTCCCTTCTTTAGCATTGGCTTGGAAGATTAATGAAGAGCCTTGGATGCAAGGTTTTGATAAATTATCTAATCTTAAATTAAGAGCAGGTGTTGGTATTACTGGTCAGCAAAATATTGGTGGAGGAGATTACCCTTATATGGCTAGATATACATATGGCGATGCACAGTCACAATATTCTTATTATGATCCAAACACAGGCCAGATTATTTATGTACCTACAATTCGCCCAGAAGGATACGATGAGAATATTAAATGGGAAGAAACGGTTACTTATAACGTTGGTTTAGACTATGGTTTCTTTAACGACAGAGTAACAGGTGCAGTTGAAGGGTATTACAGAGTTACTAACGATTTATTAAACATGGTACCTGTTCCGGCAGGTTCTAACCTTACAAACATGTTACTTACTAACGTAGGTTCTATGGAAAATAAGGGTATTGAATTATCTGTAAACACTAAAATTATTCAGAAGAAAGATTTCCATTGGGATTTTGGTGTGAACTTCACTTACAATGATTCAAAAATTACAAAACTGACAATGGTAGATGATCCTAACTATGAAGGAGTAAAAGTTGGTGGTATCTCTGGTGGTACTGGCGAAACAATTCAAATTCATAAAGAAGGATATGCTCCGTACTCATTCTTAGTGTATGAACAAATTTATGACGAAGGTGGAAAGCCAATTGAAGGCGCCTATGTTGATAGAAATGGAGATGGTGTAATTGATGAAAAAGATATGTACATCGCTGGAGACCCTATGGCAAATGTATACTTAGGTTTTACAACGCGTGTATCTTATAAGAACTGGGAGTTTAGTATGGCAGGTCGTGCTAGTTTTGGAGGTCAGGTGTATAATAACGTAGACTCGAACAATGCGTATTATAACAACTTGTATTCATCAGCCAATGGAAATACAAATAACGTAACTTCTGATATTTACAATACAGGTTTCCAAAATGCACAGTTAAAATCAGATTACTATGTTCAGGATGCTAACTTCTTTAGAATAGACAACATTATGGTAGGTTATAACTTCAATAACTTAAATGATGGCAAGATGACGGCAAGAGTTTTTGGTACAGTAAACAACCCTTGTGTATTCTCTAATTACAAAGGTGTAGATCCAGAAATTCAAGGAGGTATTGATAACAATATGTATCCTCGTCCTACAACATTTATGTTAGGTGTAAATGTGAACTTCTAA
- a CDS encoding Lrp/AsnC ligand binding domain-containing protein has product MEKIPEIDHVDIKILSELLKDAKTPYTEIAERIFVSGGTVHVRMKKMEKMGIVKGSTLDLDFSKLGYDITSFLGIYLEKSSLYEEVCTELEKIPEILNLHYTTGDWSIFVRIACRDTNHLRQVLHDKIQSISGISRTETFISLEEKFNRPLAFDESEMTSSEEEV; this is encoded by the coding sequence ATGGAAAAAATACCTGAGATTGATCACGTCGATATAAAGATTTTGTCCGAATTATTGAAAGATGCGAAAACTCCGTACACGGAAATCGCTGAAAGAATATTTGTTTCGGGCGGAACAGTTCATGTTAGAATGAAAAAAATGGAGAAAATGGGGATCGTAAAAGGTTCAACATTAGATCTCGATTTTTCAAAATTAGGATATGATATTACATCGTTCTTGGGCATCTATTTAGAAAAGAGTAGTCTGTACGAAGAAGTATGTACTGAGCTAGAAAAAATTCCTGAAATCCTTAATTTGCATTATACAACTGGAGATTGGAGTATATTCGTTAGAATTGCTTGTAGAGATACAAATCACCTTCGCCAAGTATTGCATGATAAAATACAAAGCATATCAGGTATATCTAGAACAGAAACATTTATTTCGTTAGAAGAGAAGTTCAACAGGCCGTTAGCTTTTGACGAATCTGAAATGACTAGTTCTGAAGAAGAAGTCTAA